A stretch of Gouania willdenowi chromosome 21, fGouWil2.1, whole genome shotgun sequence DNA encodes these proteins:
- the lims2 gene encoding LIM and senescent cell antigen-like-containing domain protein 2 isoform X3 — protein MEINGRLPPSIPEDGDAPDHLFHREMNGHHRRFQDGDGGEAEVPVSKSQRRKSDVKVYKEFCDFYARFNMANALANAMCERCKSGFAPAEKIVNSNGELYHEQCFVCAQCFQQFPEGLFYEFEGRKYCEHDFQMLFAPCCHQCGEFIIGRVIKAMNNSWHPDCFCCDICQAVLADVGFVKNAGRHLCRPCHNREKARGLGKYICQKCHAIIEEQPLLFKNDPYHPDHFNCNNCGKELTADARELKGELYCLPCHDKMGVPICGACRRPIEGRVVNAMGKQWHVEHFVCAKCEKPFLGHRHYERKGLAYCETHYNQLFGDVCYHCNRVIEGDVVSALNKAWCVNCFACSTCNTKLTLKNKFVEFDMKPVCKKCYEKFPLELKKRLKKLSETVARK, from the exons ATGGAGATAAACGGTCGTCTTCCACCATCTATACCTGAGGACGGTGACGCCCCGGATCACCTTTTCCACCGAGAGATGAACGGCCACCATCGAAGGTTCCAGGATGGAGACGGAGGAGAGGCGGAGGTTCCTGTGTCCAAGTCCCAGAGGCGGAAGAGCGATGTCAAAGTCTATAAGGAGTTTTGTGATTTTTACGCTCGCTT cAACATGGCCAACGCGCTGGCCAACGCCATGTGCGAGCGCTGTAAGAGTGGATTCGCCCCCGCGGAGAAGATCGTCAACAGTAACGGGGAACTTTACCACGAGCAGTGCTTCGTGTGCGCACAGTGTTTCCAGCAGTTCCCAGAGGGACTCTTCTATGAG TTTGAAGGCAGGAAGTACTGTGAGCACGACTTCCAGATGCTGTTTGCTCCTTGCTGCCATCAGTGTG GAGAGTTCATCATCGGCCGTGTGATCAAGGCCATGAACAACAGTTGGCACCCGGACTGTTTCtgctgtgatatctgccaggCTGTGCTCGCAGACGTTGGATTTGTAAAGAATGCTGGGAG GCACCTGTGTCGTCCGTGCCACAACAGAGAAAAGGCTCGAGGTCTTGGCAAATACATCTGCCAGAAGTGTCACGCCATCATTGAGGAACAGCCCCTGCTGTTTAAGAACGACCCCTACCACCCTGACCACTTCAACTGCAACAACTGCGG TAAGGAGCTGACAGCTGATGCCAGGGAGCTGAAGGGGGAGCTCTACTGCCTCCCCTGCCACGACAAGATGGGCGTCCCAATCTGCGGCGCCTGCAGGCGACCCATCGAAGGCCGTGTGGTCAATGCTATGGGAAAGCAGTGGCATGTCGAG CATTTTGTGTGTGCTAAGTGTGAGAAACCCTTCCTGGGACATCGTCACTACGAGCGCAAGGGCCTGGCCTACTGCGAGACACACTACAACCAG CTGTTTGGAGACGTGTGTTACCACTGCAATCGTGTTATCGAAGGAGATG TGGTTTCTGCTCTGAACAAGGCGTGGTGCGTCAACTGCTTCGCCTGTTCCACCTGTAACACCAAGCTCACCCTAAA GAACAAGTTTGTGGAGTTTGACATGAAACCCGTGTGTAAGAAGTGCTACGAGAAGTTCCCTCTGGAGCTGAAGAAGAGACTGAAGAAGCTTTCGGAGACCGTCGCACGGAAGTGA
- the lims2 gene encoding LIM and senescent cell antigen-like-containing domain protein 2 isoform X1 — translation MEINGRLPPSIPEDGDAPDHLFHREMNGHHRRFQDGDGGEAEVPVSKSQRRKSDVKVYKEFCDFYARFNMANALANAMCERCKSGFAPAEKIVNSNGELYHEQCFVCAQCFQQFPEGLFYEFEGRKYCEHDFQMLFAPCCHQCGEFIIGRVIKAMNNSWHPDCFCCDICQAVLADVGFVKNAGRHLCRPCHNREKARGLGKYICQKCHAIIEEQPLLFKNDPYHPDHFNCNNCGKELTADARELKGELYCLPCHDKMGVPICGACRRPIEGRVVNAMGKQWHVEHFVCAKCEKPFLGHRHYERKGLAYCETHYNQLFGDVCYHCNRVIEGDVVSALNKAWCVNCFACSTCNTKLTLKEKFVEVDLKPVCKHCYERLPDDMKRRLAKRERDAKDKKKKSLRPMCL, via the exons ATGGAGATAAACGGTCGTCTTCCACCATCTATACCTGAGGACGGTGACGCCCCGGATCACCTTTTCCACCGAGAGATGAACGGCCACCATCGAAGGTTCCAGGATGGAGACGGAGGAGAGGCGGAGGTTCCTGTGTCCAAGTCCCAGAGGCGGAAGAGCGATGTCAAAGTCTATAAGGAGTTTTGTGATTTTTACGCTCGCTT cAACATGGCCAACGCGCTGGCCAACGCCATGTGCGAGCGCTGTAAGAGTGGATTCGCCCCCGCGGAGAAGATCGTCAACAGTAACGGGGAACTTTACCACGAGCAGTGCTTCGTGTGCGCACAGTGTTTCCAGCAGTTCCCAGAGGGACTCTTCTATGAG TTTGAAGGCAGGAAGTACTGTGAGCACGACTTCCAGATGCTGTTTGCTCCTTGCTGCCATCAGTGTG GAGAGTTCATCATCGGCCGTGTGATCAAGGCCATGAACAACAGTTGGCACCCGGACTGTTTCtgctgtgatatctgccaggCTGTGCTCGCAGACGTTGGATTTGTAAAGAATGCTGGGAG GCACCTGTGTCGTCCGTGCCACAACAGAGAAAAGGCTCGAGGTCTTGGCAAATACATCTGCCAGAAGTGTCACGCCATCATTGAGGAACAGCCCCTGCTGTTTAAGAACGACCCCTACCACCCTGACCACTTCAACTGCAACAACTGCGG TAAGGAGCTGACAGCTGATGCCAGGGAGCTGAAGGGGGAGCTCTACTGCCTCCCCTGCCACGACAAGATGGGCGTCCCAATCTGCGGCGCCTGCAGGCGACCCATCGAAGGCCGTGTGGTCAATGCTATGGGAAAGCAGTGGCATGTCGAG CATTTTGTGTGTGCTAAGTGTGAGAAACCCTTCCTGGGACATCGTCACTACGAGCGCAAGGGCCTGGCCTACTGCGAGACACACTACAACCAG CTGTTTGGAGACGTGTGTTACCACTGCAATCGTGTTATCGAAGGAGATG TGGTTTCTGCTCTGAACAAGGCGTGGTGCGTCAACTGCTTCGCCTGTTCCACCTGTAACACCAAGCTCACCCTAAA GGAAAAGTTTGTGGAGGTGGATCTGAAGCCGGTGTGTAAACACTGCTATGAACGCCTCCCAGATGACATGAAACGCCGGCTAGCCAAACGCGAGCGTGACGCAaaggacaagaagaagaaatctTTAAGACCAATGTGCCTTTGA
- the lims2 gene encoding LIM and senescent cell antigen-like-containing domain protein 2 isoform X2, with translation MEINGRLPPSIPEDGDAPDHLFHREMNGHHRRFQDGDGGEAEVPVSKSQRRKSDVKVYKEFCDFYARFNMANALANAMCERCKSGFAPAEKIVNSNGELYHEQCFVCAQCFQQFPEGLFYEFEGRKYCEHDFQMLFAPCCHQCGEFIIGRVIKAMNNSWHPDCFCCDICQAVLADVGFVKNAGRHLCRPCHNREKARGLGKYICQKCHAIIEEQPLLFKNDPYHPDHFNCNNCGKELTADARELKGELYCLPCHDKMGVPICGACRRPIEGRVVNAMGKQWHVEHHVCTVCERPFQGHPFYERGGRAYCERHFDMLFGDVCYHCNRVIEGDVVSALNKAWCVNCFACSTCNTKLTLKEKFVEVDLKPVCKHCYERLPDDMKRRLAKRERDAKDKKKKSLRPMCL, from the exons ATGGAGATAAACGGTCGTCTTCCACCATCTATACCTGAGGACGGTGACGCCCCGGATCACCTTTTCCACCGAGAGATGAACGGCCACCATCGAAGGTTCCAGGATGGAGACGGAGGAGAGGCGGAGGTTCCTGTGTCCAAGTCCCAGAGGCGGAAGAGCGATGTCAAAGTCTATAAGGAGTTTTGTGATTTTTACGCTCGCTT cAACATGGCCAACGCGCTGGCCAACGCCATGTGCGAGCGCTGTAAGAGTGGATTCGCCCCCGCGGAGAAGATCGTCAACAGTAACGGGGAACTTTACCACGAGCAGTGCTTCGTGTGCGCACAGTGTTTCCAGCAGTTCCCAGAGGGACTCTTCTATGAG TTTGAAGGCAGGAAGTACTGTGAGCACGACTTCCAGATGCTGTTTGCTCCTTGCTGCCATCAGTGTG GAGAGTTCATCATCGGCCGTGTGATCAAGGCCATGAACAACAGTTGGCACCCGGACTGTTTCtgctgtgatatctgccaggCTGTGCTCGCAGACGTTGGATTTGTAAAGAATGCTGGGAG GCACCTGTGTCGTCCGTGCCACAACAGAGAAAAGGCTCGAGGTCTTGGCAAATACATCTGCCAGAAGTGTCACGCCATCATTGAGGAACAGCCCCTGCTGTTTAAGAACGACCCCTACCACCCTGACCACTTCAACTGCAACAACTGCGG TAAGGAGCTGACAGCTGATGCCAGGGAGCTGAAGGGGGAGCTCTACTGCCTCCCCTGCCACGACAAGATGGGCGTCCCAATCTGCGGCGCCTGCAGGCGACCCATCGAAGGCCGTGTGGTCAATGCTATGGGAAAGCAGTGGCATGTCGAG CACCATGTGTGCACTGTGTGCGAGCGCCCTTTTCAGGGTCACCCGTTTTATGAGCGAGGAGGTCGGGCCTATTGTGAAAGACACTTTGATATG CTGTTTGGAGACGTGTGTTACCACTGCAATCGTGTTATCGAAGGAGATG TGGTTTCTGCTCTGAACAAGGCGTGGTGCGTCAACTGCTTCGCCTGTTCCACCTGTAACACCAAGCTCACCCTAAA GGAAAAGTTTGTGGAGGTGGATCTGAAGCCGGTGTGTAAACACTGCTATGAACGCCTCCCAGATGACATGAAACGCCGGCTAGCCAAACGCGAGCGTGACGCAaaggacaagaagaagaaatctTTAAGACCAATGTGCCTTTGA